Proteins from a genomic interval of Candidatus Rokuibacteriota bacterium:
- a CDS encoding MoaD/ThiS family protein — protein sequence MKVEVRLFATLQPYLPAGAHGDGVSLDLPPGATVRDVVESLKIPGELACLTVVNGRDADPEQVLAPGDELAMFPPLAGGA from the coding sequence ATGAAGGTCGAAGTCCGGCTTTTCGCGACCCTTCAGCCCTACCTGCCTGCCGGCGCCCACGGCGACGGCGTCTCGCTCGATCTTCCTCCCGGCGCCACCGTGCGCGACGTGGTGGAGTCCCTCAAGATCCCGGGCGAGCTGGCCTGCCTCACCGTGGTCAATGGCCGCGACGCCGACCCGGAGCAGGTTTTGGCCCCGGGCGACGAGCTGGCCATGTTCCCGCCGCTGGCCGGCGGCGCCTGA
- a CDS encoding DUF3105 domain-containing protein yields MHASVRAAELGSGRRIWLWAGGAAAAAAVVAGVFAYRAAVAQPGVSQPDQGNRHIQTLNETIPPYNSEPPTSGPHLPYVAPWGIHTEPIPRQLQVHNLEDGGVMVQYNCPDACPDLVAKLTAIVSGYERQVILAPYPGMKTRIALTAWTRLDAFDDFDPRRVRRFITAYRGIDHHPR; encoded by the coding sequence ATGCACGCCAGCGTACGGGCCGCGGAGCTCGGCAGCGGGAGAAGGATCTGGCTGTGGGCCGGCGGCGCAGCGGCGGCCGCGGCCGTCGTCGCCGGCGTTTTTGCCTACCGCGCGGCGGTGGCCCAGCCCGGCGTGAGCCAGCCGGACCAGGGCAACCGACACATCCAGACGCTCAACGAAACGATCCCGCCCTACAATTCCGAACCGCCGACCTCGGGGCCGCATCTGCCGTACGTCGCGCCCTGGGGCATCCACACCGAGCCCATCCCCAGGCAGCTCCAGGTGCACAACCTCGAGGATGGCGGCGTCATGGTCCAGTACAACTGCCCCGACGCCTGCCCCGACCTCGTCGCCAAGCTCACGGCCATCGTGTCGGGTTACGAGCGCCAGGTCATACTGGCCCCCTATCCCGGCATGAAGACGCGGATCGCGCTGACGGCCTGGACGCGGCTCGACGCTTTCGACGATTTCGACCCGAGGCGCGTCCGCCGCTTCATCACCGCCTACCGCGGGATCGACCACCACCCGCGGTAG
- a CDS encoding transglycosylase SLT domain-containing protein — MVERWLDRSGRYAEMIQGVLRDKGLPEDLMFTAMIESGFNPVAVSRAGAKGLWQFMAPTARRYGLRVDRWVDERLDPEKSTVAAARYFRDLHALFGSWELAKAGYNAGEMKILRAMKALGTSDFWELTRGRILREETKNFVPAIQAATLIGREPERYGFTASQTEPLAYEAAPVPSGLALSRAAALAGIGVEVLYELNPELRLKQTPPGGPYLLKFPVGVSERFVGAQERARGQRLAAAGRGRQVGKPEIHVVQPKETVGTIAKRYGVSAAELTRWNELDEAARIRPGDRLRIASALPAD, encoded by the coding sequence GTGGTCGAGCGGTGGCTCGATCGTTCGGGCCGCTACGCCGAGATGATCCAGGGCGTACTCAGGGACAAGGGGCTGCCCGAGGACCTCATGTTCACCGCGATGATCGAGAGCGGTTTCAACCCAGTCGCGGTGTCCCGGGCGGGTGCCAAGGGGCTGTGGCAGTTCATGGCGCCCACGGCGCGGCGCTACGGGCTGCGCGTGGACCGCTGGGTGGACGAGCGCCTCGATCCCGAGAAATCCACGGTGGCTGCCGCGCGCTATTTCAGGGACCTCCATGCGCTCTTCGGCTCGTGGGAGCTCGCCAAGGCGGGGTACAACGCCGGTGAGATGAAGATCCTCCGCGCGATGAAGGCGCTCGGGACAAGCGACTTCTGGGAGCTGACGCGGGGACGCATCCTCCGTGAAGAGACTAAGAACTTCGTCCCCGCCATCCAGGCGGCGACCCTCATCGGCCGCGAGCCCGAGCGGTACGGCTTCACGGCCTCCCAGACCGAGCCGCTCGCCTACGAAGCCGCCCCTGTGCCTTCGGGTCTTGCGCTCTCGCGGGCCGCGGCGCTCGCGGGCATCGGCGTCGAGGTCCTGTACGAGCTCAATCCCGAATTGAGGCTGAAGCAGACGCCCCCGGGCGGGCCCTATTTGCTGAAGTTCCCCGTGGGTGTTTCTGAGCGGTTCGTCGGGGCCCAGGAGCGCGCGCGCGGACAGCGGCTCGCGGCGGCCGGCCGCGGCCGCCAGGTGGGCAAGCCGGAGATCCACGTCGTCCAGCCGAAAGAGACCGTGGGCACCATCGCCAAGCGCTACGGCGTCTCGGCCGCCGAGCTCACGCGCTGGAACGAGCTCGACGAGGCCGCGCGCATCCGCCCGGGCGACCGGCTCCGGATCGCCTCGGCCCTCCCGGCCGACTAG
- a CDS encoding multiheme c-type cytochrome, protein MGRTTRLVTVALLALALPAGAADPTPRPGAIEADERGFLEKHWRRAIPPQGPAPARFSPIERSLQPEACGACHPVQFGDWQASLHSKSMGPGVAGQLVEMARREPAAARSCSRCHAPVAEQRPALVDARGVVSNPDFDPALQSRGVICASCHVRGHEHFGPPRRDGSTASRAPHATLPHNGVTRTTAFLRAGFCASCHQFGADGLSLNGKPLENTYEEWRGSPAARRGLQCQHCHMPDRRHLWRGIHDADMVRSGVEITVRADRARYRAGDLVRATLAIATPRIGHAFPTYVTPQVLVRAELVDAQGQPVAGSVEQRVIARQVPLDLSREISDTRIPPGGRFTLDYSRRLEAVGLKLRVTVTVLPDEFYTRFFEALLAAGAGEGEAQIRAALEATRRSAYTLYVKELPLT, encoded by the coding sequence ATGGGACGGACGACCCGGCTCGTGACGGTAGCGCTGCTTGCTCTGGCGCTGCCCGCCGGCGCCGCCGACCCGACGCCGCGGCCCGGCGCGATCGAAGCCGACGAGCGCGGGTTCCTCGAAAAGCACTGGCGCCGCGCCATCCCACCCCAGGGGCCAGCGCCCGCGCGCTTCTCTCCTATCGAGCGCTCGCTCCAGCCGGAAGCCTGCGGCGCCTGCCACCCGGTCCAGTTCGGCGACTGGCAGGCCTCGCTTCACTCGAAGAGCATGGGGCCCGGCGTGGCCGGCCAGCTCGTCGAGATGGCACGGCGAGAGCCCGCCGCCGCGCGATCATGCTCGCGCTGTCATGCGCCCGTCGCCGAGCAGCGGCCTGCGCTGGTCGACGCGCGCGGGGTCGTCTCCAACCCCGACTTCGATCCGGCGCTCCAGTCCCGGGGCGTCATCTGCGCGAGCTGCCACGTGCGGGGGCACGAGCATTTCGGCCCGCCGCGCAGGGACGGCTCGACGGCGAGCCGCGCGCCGCACGCGACGCTCCCGCACAATGGCGTCACGCGGACGACCGCCTTCCTCCGCGCCGGCTTTTGCGCGAGCTGCCACCAATTCGGCGCCGACGGCCTTTCCCTGAACGGCAAGCCGCTCGAGAACACCTACGAGGAGTGGCGCGGGAGCCCGGCGGCGCGCCGGGGACTCCAGTGCCAGCACTGCCACATGCCGGATCGGCGTCACCTCTGGCGCGGCATCCACGATGCGGACATGGTGCGCTCCGGCGTCGAGATCACCGTGAGAGCGGACCGGGCGCGCTACCGCGCGGGCGACCTCGTGCGCGCGACGCTGGCGATCGCAACGCCGAGGATCGGGCACGCCTTCCCCACCTACGTCACGCCCCAGGTGCTGGTGCGCGCCGAACTCGTGGACGCCCAGGGACAGCCCGTGGCCGGGAGCGTCGAACAGCGCGTCATCGCCCGCCAGGTGCCGCTCGACCTTTCGCGCGAGATCTCCGACACGCGCATCCCGCCCGGGGGGCGCTTTACCCTCGACTACTCGCGGCGGCTCGAGGCGGTGGGCCTGAAACTTCGCGTCACCGTGACCGTGCTGCCGGACGAGTTCTACACGCGCTTCTTCGAGGCCCTGCTGGCGGCGGGAGCGGGCGAAGGCGAAGCGCAGATCAGGGCAGCGCTCGAGGCCACGCGCCGCTCGGCCTACACGCTGTACGTCAAGGAGCTGCCGCTGACCTGA